GCGGGCCGGATCGCGTCCGGCGGCTCGTGGAGCCAGCGCCAGGCGAAGACGCCCGACGTCGCGCACATCGCGGCCAGCGCGCCGAACACCGCCGCGAATCCATGCGACGACGCCAGCCAAGGCAGCAGCGCCGCGCCGATGCCCCCGCCTAGCGGCACCGCCGTTTGCCGGATGCTCATCGCGAGACCGCGCTCGCCTTCGGTGAACCACGCCATCACCGCGCGCCCGCTCGATCCGTTGACGCTGCCGCCCAAAAGGCCGAGCACGCACATCGCGAACACGAGCCAGCCGAGCATGCCCGCCGACGGCACGACGAAGCCGCTCATCGCAATAAGAACGGCGGCCGTCGATAGCAGACCGGTCAGCAACACGGGCCGATCGCCCCAGCGATCCGTCAGCACGCCCCACGGCAACTCCGAGAGCGCGACGCCCAGACCCAGCGCGCCGAGCACGAGCCCGAGTTCGCCGTTGCTCAGGTGATAGCCGCTGCGCAGCCACACGGCCGTGGTCGGAATGCCCGCCGCCGCGGCCGAGAAACTTGCGTTCGCCGCAACGCCGACGCCCAGCACCTTCCAGCGGTGTCCGCCGTCGAGCGCGGCGGCGTTCTTCGATTTCAATGCAAGTGGAGTAGCCATCATGCAGTCCAGGTGGATTTGACTGCGGCCAGTTTGAAGGCTTACGATAATCCTGAAAATCGCAAAGTTTTTCATCCTCCATTCAGAAAATCAGGACGATCGCCATGAGCCAGACGACATTCGATTTAGCCGTGCTGCGCAGCTTCGTCGCGGGCATGGACCTCGGCAGTTTCGCGAAAGCGGCGGATCGGGTCGGGCGCTCGACCTCGGCCATCAGCGCGCAGATCCGCAAGCTGGAGGAACAGGCGGGCACCACGCTCTTTCGCAAGGCCGGGCGCGGACTCGCGCTGACCGACGCGGGCGAGGTGATGCTCGGCTACGCGCGCCGCCTCGTCGAACTGAACGACGAAGCCGCCGTGGCAATTCGCGGCGTCGATCTGGAAGGCTGGATTCGGCTTGGGCTACAGGAGGATTTCGGCGAAGTCGTGCTGCCGGACGTGCTCGGCCGCTTCGCGCGGGCGCATCCGAAAGTGCGCATCGAAGCGCGCGTGGCCCGCAACACGGAACTGCTGGAGCGAATCGACACCGGACAGCTCGATCTCGCGCTCGTCTGGGGCGCGAGCGGCGTCACCGACGAAAGCAACGCCGCGATGATCGCCGAGCCGATCGCCACGCCGTCGATGCGCTGGATCGCGTCATCGACGGTGCCGTGGCAATACGATTCCGGCGAGCCGTTGCCGCTCATCGCGTTCGATCGTCCGTGCCTGTTTCACAGCGCGGCGGCGGCGGCGCTGGATCGCGCGGGCATCAAGTGGCGGGTGGCGTTCACGAGCCCGAGTCTGGCGGGATTGTGGGCCGCAGCGGCGGCGGGTCTCGGTGTGACGGTACGCACGACCTACGGATTGCCGTCGACGATGCGCGCACTCGAAGACGATGAATCCGGGCTGCCCGCGCTGCCTTCGATTCCGCTGGCGCTGCATCGCGCGGCGGGAAGTGCGTCGCCGCCGGTGGAGCGGCTGGCGTCGCTGGTGATGGCGTCGGTGCGGGAAGCGCACGTTTCGTCGGAAACGGCGCTCGCCTGAAAAGCGGACTTAGGCGTCGCGCCGGGTCGATTCGATCACCGCATACGCGCTGTGATTGTGGATCGACTCGAAGTTCTCGGCTTCGAGCACATACGCGACGATGCGCGCATCCGCGTTCAGGCGCGTCGCGACGTCGCGCACGAGATCTTCGACGAACTTCGGGTTTTCGTACGCGCGCTCGGTCACGAACTTCTCGTCGGGACGCTTGAGCAAGCCCCACAGTTCGCACGACGCCTCTTCCTCGGCGATACGAATCAATTCCTCCACGGCAACCTCGCCCGCCAGTTCCGCCGTGATCGTCACGTGCGAGCGTTGATTGTGCGCGCCGTATTGCGAAATCTGCTTAGAGCACGGGCACAGGCTCGTGACGGGCACGAGCACTTTCATCGACATGCGCGTCTGTCCGTCGCGCTTCTCGGCGATGAACGTCACCTCGTAATCGAGCAGGCTCTGCACGCCGGACACCGGCGCGGTCTTCATCACGAAGTACGGCAGGCTCACTTCGATGCGCCCCGAATGCGCTTCGAGCTTCGTCAGCATCGCGGCGAGCAGCGTGCGCAGCGCGGCCTGATCGAGCGGCTCGCGGTTCTCTTCGAGCAGCGCGACGAAGCGCGACATGTGCGTGCCCTTTTGCTCAGCGGGCAGATGCACGTCCAGATTCCACACGCCGATGCTCGGCTGCACGCCGCTCGCCGTGCGCACCGACAACGGATGCCGCACGCCTTTCACACCGACGCGGGAAATCGCGATCTGACGCGTGTCGGGCGTGCTTTGAACGTCGGGCATCACGAAGGCGGGATTCATCTGATTCATCTTTTTTTTCCTTATGCGCCGCGTCCTCACGCGAGCGGTTCGAAACGTTGAAGCGCACACGGCGCGGGACGATGCCCGCGCCGTGTGCCTAAGCGATTTTGCACGACGCGCCCCGGCGCGCCGTGAGACCGTGCCGCGTCAGGCGACGCGCTTGGTCAGCTTGCCTGCGTGCGCACTTTCGACGGCGTTGATGAAACGCTCGCGGATCGAACGGGCGATGCCGCCCGCATCCAGCCCGACGCTCGCGAGCAGCTTCGCGGGATCGCCGTGATCGATGAACGTGTCCGGCAGACCGAGTTGCAGCACAGGCTTGACAACCGAGCTTGCGAGCAGCGCTTCGACACACGCCGAGCCCGCGCCGCCCATGATCGCGCCTTCTTCGATCGTCACGATGGCGTCGTGCGTCGCGGCGAGTTCGCGCAGCAAGTCGGCGTCGATTGGCTTCACGAAGCGCATGTTCGCCACGGTCAGATCGAGTTCTTCCGCGACGGCGAGCGACGGCGCGACCATCGTGCCGAACGCGCAAATCGCAATGCGTTTGCCCGAACCGAGCTTCTGCGACGACTCGCGGCGAATCTCGCCACGGCCGACAGGAATCGCGGTCATCTGCTTGACGGTCGCGACGCCCGTGCCCGCGCCGCGCGGATAGCGCACGGCCGTCGGGTTCGGCTGCTGCAACGCCGTGTAGAGCATCTGGCGGCACTCGTTTTCGTCCGATGCGGCCATCACCGTCATGTTCGGGATGCAGCGCAGGAACGCGAGATCGTAGTTGCCCGCGTGCGTCGCGCCGTCCGCGCCGACGAGGCCCGCACGATCGATCGCGAACACGACCGGCAGATTCTGCAGCGCGACGTCGTGGATCAACTGGTCGTACCCGCGTTGCAGGAAGGTCGAGTAGATCGCGACGACCGGCTTCATGCCGTCTGCCGCCAGCCCGCCTGCGAACGTCACGGCGTGCTGCTCGGCGATGCCGACATCGAAATAGCGGTCCGGGAAGCGCTTCTCGAACTCGACCATGCCGGAGCCTTCGCGCATGGCCGGCGTGATGCCGACGACGCGCGAATCCTGCGCGGCGGCGTCGCACAGCCATTCGCCGAACACTTGCGTGTAGGTTTTCTTCGACGGCGCCGTCGACGGCTTGATGCCTTCCGCCGGATTGAACTTGCCCGGGCCGTGATAGAGCACCGGATCGGCTTCCGCGAGCTTGTAGCCCTGGCCCTTCTTCGTCACGACGTGCAGGAACTGCGGACCGCGCAATTCCTTGATGTTCTGCAGCGTCGGGACCAGCGAGTCGAGATCGTGGCCGTCGATCGGCCCGATGTAGTTGAAGCCGAATTCTTCGAACAGCGTGGCCGGCACGATCATGCCTTTCGCGTGCTCTTCGAGCTTGCGCGCGAGGTCGAGCATGGGCGGCGCGGCGCGCAGCACGCGTTCGACGCCCGCGCGCGCGGCGGCGTAGAAGCGGCCCGACATCAGGCGCGCGAGATGGCGATTCAGCGCGCCGACCGGCGGCGAAATCGACATGTCGTTGTCGTTCAGGATGACGAGCAGCGGCAGGTCGTCGGCGACGCCCGCGTTGTTCATCGCCTCGAAGGCCATGCCGGCGGTCATCGCGCCGTCGCCGATCACGGCGATCGAATAGCGGTTGTCGCCCTGCAGCTTGTTGGCGACCGCCATGCCGAGCGCCGCCGAAATCGACGTGCTCGAATGCGCGGTGCCGAAGGTGTCGTATTCGGACTCGCTGCGGCGCGGGAAACCGGAGATGCCGCCGAGCTGGCGCAAGCCGGGCATCTGGTCGCGGCGGCCGGTCAGGATCTTGTGCGGATACGTCTGATGGCCGACGTCCCAGACGATTCGGTCAGCAGGTGTATCGAACACATAGTGCAGCGCGATCGTCAGCTCGACCGTGCCCAGATTGGACGACAGATGGCCGCCCGTTTGCGAGACGCTGTCGAGCACGTAGGCTCTCAGCTCGTCGGCGAGCGGTTGCAGTTGGCGTCGATCGAGGGCGCGCAAATCGGCCGGATCGTCGATGGATTTCAGCAGGTCGTACATCGTCGTCCCATTTTAGGAAAACTGGCGTGATTCGTTCAGCGCGATGTTCGGCGCCGTGGGGTTCGTCACGCGTTCAACGGTTAATTCACGCGGTTCACGACCAGATCGGCGAGCTCGGCCAGACGCTGGCCGCGTGCACCGAACGTCTGGATGGCGGCGTGCGCGTCGCGGCCGAGCTGCGCGGCGAGTTCGCGCGACGCATCGAGGCCGATGATGGATACGTAGGTCGGCTTGTCGTGCTGCGCGTCCTTGCCGGCGGTCTTGCCGAGCGTCGCGGAGTCGGCGGTGACGTCCAAAATGTCGTCCACCACCTGAAACGCGAGGCCGATTGCAGCAGCATACTGGTCGAGCGCCGCGAGCGCAGCGGGCCCGGGCGGCGTACCCGCCAGCGCGCCCATGCGCACCGACGCGCGCAGCAACGCGCCCGTTTTCTTGCGATGCATGGTTTCGAGCTCCGGGCGCGACAGCTTCCGGCCGACGCTTTCCAGATCGATGGCCTGACCGCCCGCCATGCCGAGCGAGCCGCTCGCGAGCGCCAGTTCGCGCACGAGCGCGGCCTGCTGGCTATCGTTCAGACCATTGCTTTCGGCCGTCAGCGCGACGAACGCCTGCGATTGCAGCGCGTCGCCGACGAGCAGTGCCGTCGCTTCGTCATATTGGACGTGTACCGTGGGCTTACCCCGGCGCAGTGCGTCGTCGTCCATGGCGGGCATGTCGTCATGCACCAGCGAATAGACGTGAATCATTTCCAGCGCCGCGCTCGCCGCTTCCGCCGCGTGCGCGCTCGCGCCGGTCAGTTCGCCGGCCGCGTGGACGAGCAGCGGGCGCACGCGCTTGCCGCCGCCCAGCACCGCATAGCGCATGGCCTCATGCAGCCGCGCCGGGGCGGTGTCGGTGCCCGGAAGATAGTGTTCCAGCGCTGTTTCGACGCGGTCGAGCGTCGCGCGCATCCATTGTTCGAAGGTCATAAGTCGTCGTCCCCGTTGTCGTTCGTGGCTCCTGTAGCCTGGGTGGCGCGCTGTACCTCGGCGGGCAGCGGCTTGAGCGTCTCGCCATCGAGTACGCGCACCTGCTGCTCGACTTTTTCGAGCTGCTGTTGGCAAAAACCCACAAGCGCTGCGCCGCGGCGGTATGCCGCAAGCGATTCCTCGAGACTCAGCGCGCCCTCTTCCATGCGCGCCACGAGCGATTCGAGTTCGGCCAGGGCCGCTTCATAATTCTCCGGAAGCCGCGCAGTCTCTGCGCCGGGCGCGTCGGCGCCGGTTGCCTCGCCTGTTTCCTGAACAGCGGTTTTCGCCATGAATCGTGGATGAGCAATTGAATATTTGGAGCCAAGTCGCACATTCTACGGCAAAAGATAAAATTTCGACCCGCATCCGGTCCATCCAGAACTCTCAAAACTGCCTTTCGGCATTCTGCGTCAATCCTTCCGAAGCATGCGATCCGCGCTCGTCTGCCGCGCGATTGCGCGGAACTCTCGCGTCAATTTATACCCAAATCAAGACCTTAAGCGCCCCGTTGTGGCGGAATTCGGTATAATCGCGGGCTCCCTAAATCGAATCTTCGATGGTTGGGTTGTTCACTGCTTTCACGTCTTAACGGGAGTGGGAATGTCCAATCTGAGCAATGCATTGCAGCTAAAGGCATTTCATAGCCAGCTGCCAGTCACGGCTTACTTTGACGAAGCGCTTCTTACGCGCGAACTCGACACACTTTTCAAGCAGGGTCCACGCTACATCGGGCACGAACTCATGGTGCCCGAGGCGGGAAACTATTTCGCGCTCCCCGGCGAGGGCGAAGGGCGCGTGCTCGTCCGTAATCAGCAGAACAATATCGAACTGCTGTCGAACGTGTGCCGCCATCGTCAGGCGATCATGCTCAACGGCCGCGGCAGCGCGGACAACATCGTCTGCCCGCTGCATCGCTGGACCTATGCCCTGAATGGTCAGCTGCTCGGCGCGCCGCATTTCGCGGACAAGCCCTGTCTCAACCTCGGCCAGACGCCGCTGCAGAACTGGCAAGGCCTGCTCTTCGAGGCCGAGGGCCGCAATGTCGCGGCCGATCTCGCGAAGCTGGGCACGGCGCGCCATTTCGACTTCTCGGGCTTCATGTTCGATCACGTCGAAGTGCACGAGTGCAACTACAACTGGAAGACCTTCATCGAGGTCTATCTGGAGGATTATCACGTCGCGCCGTTCCATCCGGGGCTCGGCAGCTTCGTGTCGTGCGACAACCTCGAATGGGAATTCGGCGACTGGTACAGCGTGCAGACCGTGGGCGTCCACAAGAATCTGGAAAAGCCCGGCAGCCCGACCTATCGCAAATGGCACGATGAAGTCCTGCGCTTCCGTAACGGCACGCCGCCTGAGTTCGGCGCGATCTGGATGGTGTATTACCCCGGTCTGATGATCGAGTGGTATCCGCACGTGCTGGTCGTGTCGTGGCTGATTCCGCAGGGCACGCAGAAGACGACGAATATCGTCGAGTTCTATTACCCCGAGGAAATTGCGCTGTTCGAGCGCGATTTCATCGAGGCGGAGCGCGCCGCGTACATGGAAACCGCGCGCGAGGACGACGAGATCGCCGAGCGCATGGACGCCGGCCGGCGCGCGCTCATGTCGCGCGGCGAGAACCAGGTCGGTCCGTACCAAAGCCCGATGGAATCCGGCATGCAGCATTTCCACGAGTTTCTGCGGCATCAACTCGGGACCCTCTGAACGCGCTGTAGTCACGCTTGGGTCTTCATGAAAAGACGAGCTTTCGGGCTCGTCTTTTTGTTTAGACTAACAACATCCACGCACTACAAGCGCCGCTTCAGGAGCCGTCATGCCGCACACTCACTACACCACGCTCATTTCGGCGACGAATCTCGCCGAGCGCCTCGCCGCCGCTCCCGGCAGCGTGCTCGTTTTCGATTGCCGCTTCGATCTCGCCGCCCCGCAATCCGGTGAAGCGGCCTACGCCCAAGGGCATATTCCCGGCGCGCATTATCTTCATCTGGATCGCGATCTGTCGGGCGGGAAGACCGGCACGAACGGACGTCATCCGTTGCCGGAACGTGCGGCGCTCGTCGCGAAACTTGCGAGCTTCGGGCTGAACGAAGGCCAGCAAGTGGTCGCTTATGACGCGCAGGGCGGCATGTATGCCGCGCGCCTCTGGTGGCTGCTGCGCTGGCTGGGACACGACTCGGTCGCGGTGCTCGACGGCGGGCTGGCGGCATGGGAAGCCGCGGGCAAGCCGCTCGACGCCGCCGTGCCGCCCAAGACGCAAGGCACGTTCAAGGCGGCCGCGCCGCTTCAGGTGACCATCGACGCACAGGCAATCGAACGCAGCATCGGCACGCGCGATCATCTGTTGATCGATGCGCGCGCTGCCGATCGCTATCGCGGCGAGAACGAGACGCTCGATCCCGTCGGCGGGCATATTCCGGGCGCGCTCAATCACTTCTTCAAAGAGAATCTGACGGCGGAAGGCCGCTTCAAGACCGCGCACGAACTGCGCGAGGCGTTCGGCTCGCTGATCGGCGCGACGCAGCCGGACCGCATCGTTCTGCAATGCGGATCGGGCGTGACGGCGTGCCATAACGCGCTCGCGATGGAAATCGCCGGGCTCCACGGCGCGGCGCTGTATCCCGGCTCGTGGAGCGAATGGAGTGCCGATCCGGGCCGCCCCGTCGCGACGGGCCCGAAGCCTTAAGCTGAGCCCTGAGCCGCGTTACTTGACGCCGTGCTCGCGGAACCACGCGAGCGCGCGCTTCCAGCCGTCCTCGGCGTCCGCCTTGCGATAGCTCGGACGATAATCCGCGAAGAACGCATGCGGCGCGTCGTCGTAGACGACGAACTGCGAGTTTCTGGCCGGCGGCGGATCGTTGGCGAGCGCCTGCTTCATCTGCTCGATCGTGTCCTGCGGAATGCTCTGATCCTGCCGCCCGTATAGCCCGAGCACGGGCACTTTCAACTGGCTCGCGAGATCAATCGGATTGATCGGCGTCTTCTCCGTCTTGTTGCCGGCGAGCCGTCCGTACCACGCCACCGCCGCCTTCAAGTTCGGATTGTGCTCGGCGTAGAGCCACGCGAAGCGCCCGCCCCAGCAGAAACCCGTGATACCCACGCGCTTCGGATCGCCGCCGTGCTCGTCCGCCCATTTGACGGTCTGATCGATATCCGAGATCACCTGCGCATCCGACACCTTCGACACGATCTGCTCGTTGAGTTGCTGCATCGACTTGTATGCCGACGCATCGCCCTGACGCGTGTAGAGGTCCGGCGCGATGGCGAGATAGCCCTGCTTGGCGAAGCGCCGGCAGACATCGGCGATATGCTCGTGGACGCCGAAAATCTCGTGAATCACGATAATCACCGGCAGATGTGTCTTGCCCTTGGGCTGCGCGCGATACGCCGGCACGAGCACACCGTCCGCGCCGCGAATGCCTATGGCGCCCGCTTCGAGACCGGTGTCGTCGGTATGGATGGTTTGCGCGGAGACCGGCAGCACCGCAGCCGCGAAGCCGGTGCCGAAGGTTGCCTTGATGAAGGTGCGTCGATTGAACGGGACGTGCGGAATGAGGCTATCGACTTCAGGGTCTAGCATACGAAGCTCCCGCGGCAAGGCCGCCAAGACGCCGTCGATGCGAGCGCCTGCTCACCCGCGCGACGGCGTAAATCCGTGAAACCGCGCGCGTGTTCAAGGCGTCACGATGCGCGGCGCTGCACGACTATGAACGGGCGAGCGACAGAACGCATCGCCTTCACGCGCGCTGCCTCGCGCGCGCCGCCCATTCTAAACAGCTTTGAACGAACGGCGCAGCCGATCTATTCCGTGTCAGTGCAGCTTTACGCGGGGAGCGGTGGAACGGCGCAGCCAGTGCGCGACGGTATCGAGCACCATGCGCGCGTAGCCGTGCAGCGCGGCGATATGCAGCCGGTAGAGCGACATGTACATGAAGCGCGCGAACAGCCCCTCGATCAGCATGTTTCCGCCGATCAGTCCGCCCATCAGGTTGCCGACCGCGCTGTAATGTCCGAGCGATACCAGCGAGCCGAAATCGCGATAGGTGTAGTCGGGCAGCGGCTTGCCCTCCAGGAGCCGCACGAACGACTTGAACAGGAAGCTCGCCTGCTGATGCGCGGCCTGCGCGCGCGGCGGAACGTTGCGTTCGTTGCCGGGCCACGGACACGCGGCGCAATCGCCCAGCGCGAAAACGTTGTCGTCGATTTCGGTTTGCAGCGTGCGGCGCACGTTCAACTGGCCGAGGCGATTGGTCGGCAGGCCGTCGAGATTGGACAGGATCGCGGGCGCCTTGATGCCCGCCGCCCACACGGTAAGGTCCGCGCGGATGATCTTGCCGCTCGCGGTGCGGATCGAATCGCGGGAGACGTGTGCGACGGTTTCGCTGGTCAGCAGCTTCACGCCGAGTTTGGTGAGCAACTCGGCGGTCGCCGTCGAGACGCGCTCCTGCAAGGCTGGCAGAATGCGCGGCCCGGCTTCGATTAGCACGATGCCGATGTCGTGTTTCGGATCGAGCTTGTGCAATCCGTAAGCGGACAGCACCTGCGCCGTGTTGCGCAGTTCCGCCGACAATTCGACGCCCGTCGCGCCCGCGCCGACGATCGCCACCTGAATGCGCGGCACCGGATCGACGCCCGGGTCGTTTTCGG
This portion of the Caballeronia insecticola genome encodes:
- a CDS encoding MFS transporter is translated as MATPLALKSKNAAALDGGHRWKVLGVGVAANASFSAAAAGIPTTAVWLRSGYHLSNGELGLVLGALGLGVALSELPWGVLTDRWGDRPVLLTGLLSTAAVLIAMSGFVVPSAGMLGWLVFAMCVLGLLGGSVNGSSGRAVMAWFTEGERGLAMSIRQTAVPLGGGIGAALLPWLASSHGFAAVFGALAAMCATSGVFAWRWLHEPPDAIRPAPRSDGAAPLRNALVWRVVLGIGVLCVPQFAVLTFATVFLHDAGRFGVPAISATMGAVQLGAMTMRVWSGRHTDRRGNRRAYMRASVLVASASFVALAAATACGVAEAPVLLAAMLVFAGVCVSAWHGVAYTELATLAGTARAGTALGMANTAVYAGFFVTPLVIPHVLAAGSWTIVWLATGVCALIALPLFPKPARP
- a CDS encoding aromatic ring-hydroxylating oxygenase subunit alpha, translated to MSNLSNALQLKAFHSQLPVTAYFDEALLTRELDTLFKQGPRYIGHELMVPEAGNYFALPGEGEGRVLVRNQQNNIELLSNVCRHRQAIMLNGRGSADNIVCPLHRWTYALNGQLLGAPHFADKPCLNLGQTPLQNWQGLLFEAEGRNVAADLAKLGTARHFDFSGFMFDHVEVHECNYNWKTFIEVYLEDYHVAPFHPGLGSFVSCDNLEWEFGDWYSVQTVGVHKNLEKPGSPTYRKWHDEVLRFRNGTPPEFGAIWMVYYPGLMIEWYPHVLVVSWLIPQGTQKTTNIVEFYYPEEIALFERDFIEAERAAYMETAREDDEIAERMDAGRRALMSRGENQVGPYQSPMESGMQHFHEFLRHQLGTL
- the folE2 gene encoding GTP cyclohydrolase FolE2 encodes the protein MNQMNPAFVMPDVQSTPDTRQIAISRVGVKGVRHPLSVRTASGVQPSIGVWNLDVHLPAEQKGTHMSRFVALLEENREPLDQAALRTLLAAMLTKLEAHSGRIEVSLPYFVMKTAPVSGVQSLLDYEVTFIAEKRDGQTRMSMKVLVPVTSLCPCSKQISQYGAHNQRSHVTITAELAGEVAVEELIRIAEEEASCELWGLLKRPDEKFVTERAYENPKFVEDLVRDVATRLNADARIVAYVLEAENFESIHNHSAYAVIESTRRDA
- the dxs gene encoding 1-deoxy-D-xylulose-5-phosphate synthase, translated to MYDLLKSIDDPADLRALDRRQLQPLADELRAYVLDSVSQTGGHLSSNLGTVELTIALHYVFDTPADRIVWDVGHQTYPHKILTGRRDQMPGLRQLGGISGFPRRSESEYDTFGTAHSSTSISAALGMAVANKLQGDNRYSIAVIGDGAMTAGMAFEAMNNAGVADDLPLLVILNDNDMSISPPVGALNRHLARLMSGRFYAAARAGVERVLRAAPPMLDLARKLEEHAKGMIVPATLFEEFGFNYIGPIDGHDLDSLVPTLQNIKELRGPQFLHVVTKKGQGYKLAEADPVLYHGPGKFNPAEGIKPSTAPSKKTYTQVFGEWLCDAAAQDSRVVGITPAMREGSGMVEFEKRFPDRYFDVGIAEQHAVTFAGGLAADGMKPVVAIYSTFLQRGYDQLIHDVALQNLPVVFAIDRAGLVGADGATHAGNYDLAFLRCIPNMTVMAASDENECRQMLYTALQQPNPTAVRYPRGAGTGVATVKQMTAIPVGRGEIRRESSQKLGSGKRIAICAFGTMVAPSLAVAEELDLTVANMRFVKPIDADLLRELAATHDAIVTIEEGAIMGGAGSACVEALLASSVVKPVLQLGLPDTFIDHGDPAKLLASVGLDAGGIARSIRERFINAVESAHAGKLTKRVA
- a CDS encoding exodeoxyribonuclease VII small subunit, producing MAKTAVQETGEATGADAPGAETARLPENYEAALAELESLVARMEEGALSLEESLAAYRRGAALVGFCQQQLEKVEQQVRVLDGETLKPLPAEVQRATQATGATNDNGDDDL
- a CDS encoding sulfurtransferase; protein product: MPHTHYTTLISATNLAERLAAAPGSVLVFDCRFDLAAPQSGEAAYAQGHIPGAHYLHLDRDLSGGKTGTNGRHPLPERAALVAKLASFGLNEGQQVVAYDAQGGMYAARLWWLLRWLGHDSVAVLDGGLAAWEAAGKPLDAAVPPKTQGTFKAAAPLQVTIDAQAIERSIGTRDHLLIDARAADRYRGENETLDPVGGHIPGALNHFFKENLTAEGRFKTAHELREAFGSLIGATQPDRIVLQCGSGVTACHNALAMEIAGLHGAALYPGSWSEWSADPGRPVATGPKP
- a CDS encoding NAD(P)/FAD-dependent oxidoreductase — translated: MHRFIIVGGGAGGLELATRLGDRFGSTDSKTPPKAQVTLVDRNPTHIWKPLLHEVAAGSMDPFTQELEYAAQALWHGFEFQQGELIGLNRAQKRIKIGALRDDEAGELLPERELEYDTLVIAIGSTTHFFGVEGAQENCIALDTVGQAELFRKRLIAACMRAEHFAPEPVAAGVDEAENDPGVDPVPRIQVAIVGAGATGVELSAELRNTAQVLSAYGLHKLDPKHDIGIVLIEAGPRILPALQERVSTATAELLTKLGVKLLTSETVAHVSRDSIRTASGKIIRADLTVWAAGIKAPAILSNLDGLPTNRLGQLNVRRTLQTEIDDNVFALGDCAACPWPGNERNVPPRAQAAHQQASFLFKSFVRLLEGKPLPDYTYRDFGSLVSLGHYSAVGNLMGGLIGGNMLIEGLFARFMYMSLYRLHIAALHGYARMVLDTVAHWLRRSTAPRVKLH
- a CDS encoding LysR substrate-binding domain-containing protein yields the protein MSQTTFDLAVLRSFVAGMDLGSFAKAADRVGRSTSAISAQIRKLEEQAGTTLFRKAGRGLALTDAGEVMLGYARRLVELNDEAAVAIRGVDLEGWIRLGLQEDFGEVVLPDVLGRFARAHPKVRIEARVARNTELLERIDTGQLDLALVWGASGVTDESNAAMIAEPIATPSMRWIASSTVPWQYDSGEPLPLIAFDRPCLFHSAAAAALDRAGIKWRVAFTSPSLAGLWAAAAAGLGVTVRTTYGLPSTMRALEDDESGLPALPSIPLALHRAAGSASPPVERLASLVMASVREAHVSSETALA
- a CDS encoding dienelactone hydrolase family protein, whose protein sequence is MLDPEVDSLIPHVPFNRRTFIKATFGTGFAAAVLPVSAQTIHTDDTGLEAGAIGIRGADGVLVPAYRAQPKGKTHLPVIIVIHEIFGVHEHIADVCRRFAKQGYLAIAPDLYTRQGDASAYKSMQQLNEQIVSKVSDAQVISDIDQTVKWADEHGGDPKRVGITGFCWGGRFAWLYAEHNPNLKAAVAWYGRLAGNKTEKTPINPIDLASQLKVPVLGLYGRQDQSIPQDTIEQMKQALANDPPPARNSQFVVYDDAPHAFFADYRPSYRKADAEDGWKRALAWFREHGVK
- a CDS encoding polyprenyl synthetase family protein, which produces MTFEQWMRATLDRVETALEHYLPGTDTAPARLHEAMRYAVLGGGKRVRPLLVHAAGELTGASAHAAEAASAALEMIHVYSLVHDDMPAMDDDALRRGKPTVHVQYDEATALLVGDALQSQAFVALTAESNGLNDSQQAALVRELALASGSLGMAGGQAIDLESVGRKLSRPELETMHRKKTGALLRASVRMGALAGTPPGPAALAALDQYAAAIGLAFQVVDDILDVTADSATLGKTAGKDAQHDKPTYVSIIGLDASRELAAQLGRDAHAAIQTFGARGQRLAELADLVVNRVN